The nucleotide sequence AGTTCGCCTGAAGGTGGGGAGGTCATCCTTCACGCGGTCGGGATGTGATAGGCATCCTCACTAATTTTTACGCAGAGTAAAATAAATGTTGCGTCAAATGTTTGATAGCAGTCACGTTTCAACTCATGGAAAACCCACGTTACTATCAGAAGTCTTATAGTTTGTGATCTAACGCTAAAAATTTCCCCCGCCTCGGTACAACGCAAGCTGCAAATGGCAGGGATTATCAGCGATTAATTACGAAGCCAAAAAAAACTCGCGTATTCTCAACCAGTATCAGGCCACGGTCAACCGCGCCGCATCAATGTGGAATAGCCGAGCAAAATTTTCGGTGGTGGTGGATGCCAGTTGTTCGAGACTGACATTCTTGAGTACAGCCAGATATTCAGCCACATCGCGCACGTAGGCGGGTTGATTTTCCTTGCCGCGGTAGGGAACCGGCGCCAGCCACGGGGAATCGGTTTCAATCAGCAACCGGTCCAGCGGCACGTAGCGCGCGACGTCGCGCAATGCGTCTGCATTACGGAAAGTCACGATCCCAGAAAAGGAAATATAGAACCCCAAATCCAGCAGTTTCTCCGCCGTTTCCCGATCTTCGGTAAAACAATGCAGCACACCGCTGCATTCGTCCGCTTTTTCCTCACGCAGGATGGTAAGCGTATCTTCACGGGCGGAGCGGGTATGCACAATCACCGGCTTATTCAGCGCCCGGCCAACGCGAATGTGCTCACGAAACGATGCCTGCTGCTGCGGGATGGTGTCTTGCTGATAATAGTAATCCAGCCCGGTTTCCCCCAGCGCGACAACCGACGGTAACGCCGCCAGCGTACGCAGCTCGGCGAAATCATACGGCGCGTCCTGACTGAGCGGATGTACGCCGCAGGAAAACGCCACATTGTCGCGCTCGCCGATCAGTTCGGCCATAGCACGGAATCCCGGCAAGGTGGTCGCCACCGCCAGAAAAAAGCCCACCTCGCGCTCACGAGCCTTGTTCAATACGTCAGACACATCTTTGTGCAGCGACTGATAATCCAAACCATCAAGATGGCAGTGGGAATCAACTAACAACATAATCAAGGGTATCCGCTATTCAGGAAAAAGACGACGACACCGGCAGCGTCGCAGATGACAACAGGCTCTCCCACGCCAGCAACAGTTCCGTCAATAACAATTCGCGGTTAACGCCCGTCACCGACCGCAATTGGTGACGACAGTGCAGCCAGCGACGCAAGCCATGATGCAGGCGAGCGTCGCCAGGCTGTGACGCCAGTTGCGCCACCAGCGCCGCCTGATCCTGGTTGGTCCGCTGGTCGGCAGCCTGATAGCGCCATTTCAGGGCATCCAAAAACAGTGTGCTCACCCAGTGGAGGCGGCGATCGGCGTCATCATGATTGAGCACTGGCAACAGTGCCAGCGCATCACCAGATTGCAGGCTCTGCCCCAGTTGCTGGCAAACCGCCTGACGCGCCTTCCAGTTATCCGGCTGCAGCAATGCTTCAGCGGCCAGCGGCGCCCCCGCCGCCAGCCGCAAC is from Dickeya dianthicola NCPPB 453 and encodes:
- a CDS encoding metal-dependent hydrolase, with the protein product MLLVDSHCHLDGLDYQSLHKDVSDVLNKAREREVGFFLAVATTLPGFRAMAELIGERDNVAFSCGVHPLSQDAPYDFAELRTLAALPSVVALGETGLDYYYQQDTIPQQQASFREHIRVGRALNKPVIVHTRSAREDTLTILREEKADECSGVLHCFTEDRETAEKLLDLGFYISFSGIVTFRNADALRDVARYVPLDRLLIETDSPWLAPVPYRGKENQPAYVRDVAEYLAVLKNVSLEQLASTTTENFARLFHIDAARLTVA